One Micromonospora sp. WMMD1120 genomic region harbors:
- the ruvB gene encoding Holliday junction branch migration DNA helicase RuvB produces the protein MSETDGLVSAYVSDADRDAEATVRPRRLSEFVAQDRVRDQLDLLLQGAMRRGSPPDHILLSGPPGLGKTSLANIVAAELGSGIRVTSGPAIERSGDLAAILTSLAEGDVLFIDEIHRIARPAEELLYSAMEDFRVDVVVGKGPGATAIPLDVEPFTLVGATTRSGLLTGPMRDRFGFVAHLDFYAPADLETLLHRSARILGVPITPDGATEIAGRSRGTPRIANRLLRRVRDYAEVRADGVVDRDTARAALIVYDVDALGLDRLDRAVLTALVDSFRGGPVGLSTLAVAVGEQPDTVEEVCEPFLVRAGLLARTPRGRVATEAAWRHLGRTPPNGTFGADSQALPDLFSLDTEQP, from the coding sequence GTGAGCGAGACCGACGGGCTCGTCTCGGCGTACGTCAGCGACGCCGACCGGGACGCGGAGGCCACGGTACGGCCGAGACGGCTGTCCGAGTTCGTCGCCCAGGACCGGGTGCGCGACCAGCTCGACCTGTTGTTGCAGGGTGCGATGCGGCGGGGGTCGCCTCCGGATCACATCCTGCTCTCCGGTCCGCCCGGGCTGGGAAAGACGAGTCTGGCGAACATCGTCGCCGCCGAGTTGGGCTCGGGCATCCGGGTGACCAGCGGCCCGGCGATCGAGCGCTCCGGCGACCTGGCGGCGATTCTGACCAGTCTCGCCGAGGGTGACGTGCTCTTCATCGACGAGATCCACCGTATCGCGCGGCCGGCCGAGGAGCTGCTCTACAGCGCGATGGAGGACTTCCGGGTCGACGTGGTGGTCGGCAAGGGTCCGGGGGCGACGGCGATCCCGCTGGACGTCGAGCCGTTCACGCTGGTCGGCGCGACGACCCGGTCGGGCCTGTTGACCGGACCGATGCGGGACCGGTTCGGCTTCGTGGCGCATCTCGACTTCTACGCCCCGGCGGATCTGGAGACGCTGCTGCACCGCTCGGCGCGGATTCTCGGTGTGCCGATCACCCCGGACGGCGCGACCGAGATCGCCGGTCGGTCGCGGGGCACGCCGCGGATCGCGAACCGCCTGCTGCGCCGGGTCCGCGACTACGCCGAGGTCCGCGCCGACGGGGTGGTCGACCGCGACACCGCCCGCGCGGCCCTGATCGTGTACGACGTGGACGCGCTCGGTCTGGACCGGTTGGACCGGGCCGTGCTGACCGCGCTCGTCGACTCGTTCCGGGGCGGGCCGGTCGGGCTGTCCACCCTCGCGGTGGCGGTGGGCGAGCAACCGGACACGGTCGAGGAGGTCTGCGAGCCGTTCCTGGTCCGGGCTGGTCTGTTGGCACGTACGCCCCGGGGTCGGGTGGCCACCGAGGCCGCCTGGCGGCATCTGGGTCGTACTCCACCAAATGGTACATTTGGTGCGGATAGTCAGGCGCTGCCCGATCTGTTCTCCTTGGATACCGAACAGCCGTGA